A segment of the Marmota flaviventris isolate mMarFla1 chromosome 2, mMarFla1.hap1, whole genome shotgun sequence genome:
ATTCACATATTACTGCTGTGGGCAACTGGTGTATATGCttcataaagtagaaaatatagaaagaggAATAGACTTTGGATGAAGATGATGTTTAAGACTTAAGGAATAGAAATGTAAGAGCTCCAAAGAACATCCAGCCAGCATTCTCAACAACACAGGCAGGACACAGGCCAAAATGATGTTCTCTTCTTACCAACATCCTCCTCTACTGGGTAGATGCAAGAAATGCAACAGCTATTAATGCCTGCAAATAGAGGCACTGATGAATGCTAGAATTTATACAGGCTTTTGTCTCTGGGTTGACTAGAGATCTAAGGCTCATGTCTAGTAATTGAAGGCatgaactttaaatattttttttttagagagagagagagacagacagagagagacagagacagagagagagagacaaagagaggatttttaaaaatatttatttcttagtttttgggggacacaacatctttgtttgtatgtggtgctgaggatcgaacccgggccacacgcatgccaggcgagcacgctaccgcttgagccacatccccagcccgtgaaCTTTAAATGGTGAGATgaaattctatcttttttttttttttctaaaagaaatgacCATTTTTTCAAACTTAGTACTTACCATGTTTGTGTTAAGAGCTATCAACTGGATTCATCATCTCTCCTGGCCTGTCTATACCCCCACACTTTACCTTTCTTTCCTGAAAAAGAGAGTGTTAGAACCAGTTGAAAGCAAAGAGGACaaccaaggaagagaaaaattttaaaatctacttttgaGTTTTGAAGAGAATTTGGTTGGCACCTCCTGGTGATGGCCAGATTAACCTACTGTGAGTTTTATGGCCAGAGCTGAAAGAATGATTAGAAGGCAACAAGCTAAATTTCTAGCAATTTTATTGTTCAAAAGAAAAGCTTTCCTTTATAGGTTTAAATATCAAGTACCTACCACTTTCTGATGTGGGGTAGagggacagaagaaagaaaggatgtgacaattatttttttaaaaaatctgtttgagTCCAAAGTTAATACCAGAATCCACAGATCTGAAATTACCCTAAGACATATTTTTGTAATCTTTCTAACCATTAACaacatgcttttgttttttaaaaaacttggcATCATgtatattgaaatttaaatttagaagCTCCCATTAACCTTTGGCACCTGGATTCCTGATTTGGTAGTAACTCACATTACATTGGATCTTTGAGCAATCCTCTTCTAATACTATAATTCTATTTGTTGATGGTTCAAAGGTGTTCCTCAGCTTTAAtcttaaaaatctattttgtgATGTTTAGATGTCAGTGAGTTCACAGCAGGGTCCCGTTGAACGAAAATTTTCCAGGAAACAATAAGCAAACTCTGTTCATAGAACATCCAATCAAAACAAAGAGCATCATAGGACTGTCTCGGAacatttcatagaaataaaattctgtaCCTACCAAGATAATGTACTCTGGTCCCCAAGGTGTGTTAGGAAGACTCACTTGGTGGGTTATCCTGCATCAACCctacatttctaatattttctgtaGGTTTATTTGCTAGAGAGTTAAGGCAAGACTGAATTTTAAAAGGTAGAGTTGGGAATTACTCTATTGCCCAGAAGTTTAGCTTTCCAGGCACTGATTCCAAGTAGGGGTCTCTTAACAGCATTCCCTGACCTCTAAAACAATCCTGTGTTTAATCTGTAGCTTCCCCAAAGCATACTGTTAGTACTTGCGGAGGATGACTCACAAGTTGAATACCAAGAGTACATTAGTGATAAACGGTAAATATACTAACTGTAGGGATTTGAAAACCAACCATTATCCTGGTTTGGTTACTGACAGCCCAGGTTACTTGCCACCTCAGAACTCCAATATCctctaaaaataataagagctaATATTTGTTGGATATTCTTATGTTCCTGGAACTATTATTAGCATCTTGTGTTTGGTCTTATTTAATGCCCAGATTTCCACTGTGGGTTATGACTACAATCATCTCCAtcctgcagatgaggaaattgaggtgcACAGAAATTAAAGGATTTGCTCAAGTTCATACAGTCAGGAATGGCAGCTTGGATTGAAACTCTGGCAGACCCACTGCCCTCACTCCCTACCCTTATCCATGACACTACCTGAAATGAAGGGACTGGAGGGCCATGAGGGTCCTCTCAGCCCTACCAGTGTGAGTCTATGTAGAGGTGGGGGCCAGGGTTCTATTGCTGGGCTGGGAATCCACCTCAATCTCTAAGAAAGCCTTTAGAGAATATGTGTTCACATTAGGTCTACAGGCAGCACCACAGGACTTGGTTTAGCTATTATGCTCCACAAGAAGGCTTACCATTCCTTTCTGAGCATGTGAGTTAAGTAAACTCTCAGTGGTGGTGAGACCTTGGAGAAATGAAGTGTCTGGAAAGTTGGCCACAGAGGAAAATGCTGAATCAAGAAACTGCCAGCTCCCAGCTGGCGAAGATAGGAACCATTGTAAATCAGGGAACAGTTTAGAGTGGTGCTGGATATCAGGGCCAGAGCCTGGGCAGGGGCTGTTGACCCAATAaaaatagcagcagcagcagcagcaagaagATAAGAAGCCAAGTTCGGCTCAGAAAGCAGCTTCGATGACAAAGAGGGGGCTGCTTGGGTCAGTCTGTGGAAGCAGTTAGCAGGTGAGGAATGAGGAatgaaaaggggaaggaaggtacAAATAGCACCAGAGGGACAAAGGGGTCCCCAGGATTACAGTCAGATTACTGTCAGTAGCCCAGAGCAGGCAAAAACCACTAGAGTAAGTCCTGAAACGGAATAagagagaagcaaagaaaaagctTCTAACAGCTACCAAAAAGAGGAGGAAGTGGGAGATGCACTGCTTCCTGTACGAAGAACGATGATTGAAGACAAAGCTGGGTGGGGACTAGTCCCTGGGCTGCAGCCGCAGCTGCTACACATACACACGacgctgctgctgccgccgccgccgcgctcTGTGGGCAACTCCTACTactgctgggctgggctgggctgggcgggCCGCCGCGGTGCTCGCCTACACAGATCAGCTCCGGAGAAGGGAAAGCCACTCTCCTCTGACCGAGCCTCAGGAGCCAAGGTAAAGGAGACGTTTTTTCCATGTTGCTCCTTTTTAATTGAGGAAAGTGACCATTTGCCTGTGGATTTTAGGGCAGATTTCTAAGGGAAGCTGAGAACATTGCTTCTCGATTAGGGGATGATCAGTCTTGGTCTTCTAAAAGGGCTTTTAAGAATGATGGTCAAATTTGTGACACAttttcttaaaacaacaacaacaaaaatcatccTCTAGTGCTTACCTTGGGTGACTCGCCAGAAAAAAAAACGCGCTAAATGTAAGGAGCGGTTTGCATAGTTCTCTTGAAAAGAAAACAGGGCTGAGTTGAAATCAACCGGGGCTATGAAGCTGTGGTTTGGTCATCACTGTTGCAGTCCTCTTGTTTAGGGGTGTAAGctgtggaaaaaaatgttaatctgcatttttctttcttacatattGCACGGGGCTGTCTTCTGCTTTGCATTGTAATGGCTGTGATTTGGCTTTTTGGGGAATTAGATCCTTCTGTACCAAGAATTTGCCAACAAAGGCTCGAATTGCGAAGGTGAGGGGCAGtatttaccattaaaaaaaaaaaaaacaaaaaaacggtGTCTTCCTCCCTCAGCTCTGTGCGGCTGCTTTCAGGGTAACCTCAGAAACAGCTTCCATTTGCCTGTAGGTCTTATCCTAAAGTTGCATCCTTATTCAAAGAAGCGTGGCGGGTCTGGGGACCGTAACTTGTCCAGAATCTAATACTGGCGTACATATGGATTTTATGTTTATATGGATTTTATTCATCTCTAGGTCATGCTAACCTCggtcagggacaaaatataaaagtgagctGGGTTATTTCCTTACCTGTATATACTGTTAATAGACTGAAGTAGTCCAAGCAggagataatttttattctttaattttcctgAGCAATGGATGCTATTAATGAGAGCCTAGGGCTGTGACTTGTTCATATTTATGAATGATATGTAAAAGTGCAGTAAATAGGTCTAACGAACTAGAACTGAGATTGTGAGGTTCCTTTGCAGGATATGTAGGAGAAACAGTTTATTACCCTAGTgtaacatgatttaaaaaaaaaaaatcaagctttgTTTCTTCAACAAAGTGGGTTTAAGCAATTGATGGTCATTGATAAAAgggtttttcttggttttatttttcacaattaagGGTGATAatttttcaaaggaaagaaagaactgcTTATAGtagagtaaaaataataaaaaggacatgTTTTAACactcacaaatttttaaaatacaagtttttCATAACCAGATATACCAATTGAGAATGTATATGCCTCCTCCTGGTTCACCATTGCCAGTTGTAAATAGctaaagggttttttgttttgttttgttgttttttgccaTCTTCATGAAATTGCTTTGGCCTCTCAGAATTTGTGGAGTAGAAACACAGTTTCAGAGATAGGAAGCTTTTCTtggtactaaagaaaaaaatgtctatttttctgAGGCCACTTCTCATTAAAGTAAACCGGCACCATGTCTAAGAGACAAAGTATTGCTGGTGTGGAAACCATGAAGCTCATCTGAGGATTCAATGAATCAAAGCTACAGGCAAAACAAGTCATGTCAGGATTCCACAGTTCCACTTCCAGTTTGCATCCTAAAGTCAAAGATGTAAGATAATCTTCCTAGATAGAATGCCTAGTGTAGATCTTACAGTCCTATAATCAAGCTGTAGTcattaaatgaaatagaaagttGGGAATCTGAGCTGCATGAATGAGGGCAGGGCTTACCCTCTGGTATTGATCCATCTACAAGCTGTAGTCGGCAGATAATGCCAACACCCTGCTTTGTTTGGGAATGTATAGAAAATGCGTGTTACCCCTCTGTGAGTGTTTCATCCAACAGTAAGAAAATGAAACCCTGGCCAACAGACATAGTGGAGTCAAGAGGCCCCTTCTCTTCTGAAAACAACTAAGAGCTGCCTGTTTTCCTCACAGCACAAAACATTTCCATAATTGTTAAATTCCAGCTTGAAGCAGAACGTTAGTAACAGCAGATCAGTAATTAGGATGGTGAGATGTTtaggaaaaatatgaatattctcCTACGCtgcaaaatgaaaactatttCCACTTTTTCTGGCCATATGGGATATTGAAGATATATTGCTTTTGCTCAGGGTATTCAGTGGCTTTTGAGGGAGTCAACcaacattgaaattttaattgtatgcttcctccccacccccgccaTATGACCAATGGCTGAATGGAAACGTGACTCCATTATTTCATGGCCAGCCCTGGGCCTCATATGGTGGGCATGTAGTGAATGTGTTTGGTTGACTGGCTTTTTTAGCCTATTTCAGAAGACAGGCCCAACTTTTAAGTCTAAAAGCTCTATAGTCAAAGCAGAAAGCCTGCTCACAAAAGATTACTGTGGGTAGAAGAAAAGAacacaaaggaataaaaagaacacaGGCTTTGGAGTCGGGCAGATCTGCCTTTGAATCCTACCACGCTCTTACTACTTGACCCAGTACATTAATTTATGaaccttaatttttttcattgtaaagaaGGATTAGCAGCACATAACCAggctttttgtttggtttgtttttgtttttatgtgtatgATAAATGAGTGTATGGTACACTGAAGAAACtcaagtattattttttcttccttggagGCATAAGAAAAAGTTAACATTCTCTTTATCTTTGTCACTGCTTCCAAAGGTGGAGAAgactttttctaattttgaaaaatattcataatataaaatatcccATTTTAACCATTCTTGAGTGGATTTTTCTGTAATCTTAAGTACAGCACATTGCTATGCTATTCACCACCATCCACCCATGGAACATCTTTTAATTTTGCGAAATGGAAACTCTGTACCTATTGAACAATGACTCCCAGACCCTAGCAATCATCTTTATTCCACTGTCTCTATAAATTTGACTAagtacttcatataaatggaattatacaatatttttctttcctaagaaaaatattgtatgattttttattgtctttgatgtttatccatgttgtcacatgtgtcagaattcccttcttttttaaagctaaataatattaaattgtgtgtatataccacctgttgtttatccattcatctttcaaTGGACACTTGGACCACTTTTTGATTATTATGAATTATGATAGTACAAATACAGGTATGCAAGTATCTGTTAGAGTCCTTCTTTAACTTTGCAGACTTATAGGACTTtagtaattctttttaattttttgaagaactgccatactgttttccacagtagctacaccattttacattcctactagGGTTACAGTTTTTCCACACCCataccaacatttgttattttatttctgattttctggtttttgtttgtttttgataatagACATCCTAATACATAGGAAGTGGAATCTCATTGTCCTTTGGAtttgcatttgcattttcttaatgattaGTGCTGTTGAGTACCTTTTCATGGACAGACTGGCTACATATCTATCGAGCAAAgtatctattcaaatcctttacTGATTTTTCACTGGATTATTTTTGaggcaacattttaaaatttcttaacatTATGTCATAATGTTTGTAGTTAATCTCCTGCATACAAGTCTTATTCCTGCCCAAATATAATACTTCTCtcaaaagtaacttttaaaatcaaaggagaaagtaagaaaatattcATAGCTTCTGTGAACTGGTAATGTCAAGAACCTGACAGTGAAATTCCTTATTGTTGGCAGTCACACATACCAGTGACCGTGCTGGTCAAGTGGTAGGCCAGGCTACTCTCAAGGAGTCACTGGAGGGAGGCTGCTTCCGTCTTTCTGGTCCCTACTCATTAATGAAGCTACTGGGGATAAGAAAAATGTCCAACAGGTATCAGagtcagaaaaagagagaagaaactgAAGTATTGAATTGTTCTCAAATCCT
Coding sequences within it:
- the Gng2 gene encoding guanine nucleotide-binding protein G(I)/G(S)/G(O) subunit gamma-2 isoform X1 is translated as MIEDKAGWGLVPGLQPQLLHIHTTLLLPPPPRSVGNSYYCWAGLGWAGRRGARLHRSAPEKGKPLSSDRASGAKPDLPVSLRLWKLKRSLVEEFGS